The proteins below come from a single Candidatus Zixiibacteriota bacterium genomic window:
- the lpxD gene encoding UDP-3-O-(3-hydroxymyristoyl)glucosamine N-acyltransferase, whose product MNKRSHTLADLADRVGARIDGDGSVAVHSVNTITDAGPGQLSFVHNKKYRKFIPETRASALVLDLETDSSGRPALRHPNPYLTFARIIDILHPVARIVPAGIHGSAVVDGSAAVDGNAGIGPLCVIEAGARIGAGTQLVSSVHVGPQTTIGENCVLHPGVRILHRCTIGNNVILQPGVVIGSDGFGFAPGEGGIHKIQHVGTVVIEDDVEIGANTTVDRGMLGATRIGRGTKLDNLVQIAHNVQIGMFCFVAGQAGISGSTKIGNGVILAGQVGLIGHIELGDKVTVAAQSGVTKDVEPGTVVFGSPAREFMQAKRIEASLSRLPEFARRLAALEKKVGG is encoded by the coding sequence ATGAATAAGCGATCGCATACGCTGGCCGATCTCGCGGATCGGGTCGGCGCCCGGATCGACGGCGACGGCAGTGTCGCCGTCCATAGCGTCAACACCATTACCGACGCCGGGCCGGGGCAGTTGAGTTTTGTTCACAACAAGAAATACCGGAAGTTCATCCCCGAAACCAGGGCCTCGGCCCTGGTTTTGGATTTAGAGACCGACTCGTCGGGGCGTCCGGCTCTTCGGCATCCGAACCCGTACCTGACGTTCGCCCGCATCATCGACATCCTCCACCCCGTCGCCCGGATCGTCCCCGCCGGTATCCACGGGTCGGCGGTGGTTGACGGGTCCGCGGCGGTTGACGGCAACGCGGGTATCGGTCCGCTGTGTGTGATCGAGGCCGGGGCGCGCATCGGCGCCGGCACCCAGTTGGTGTCATCGGTTCACGTCGGTCCCCAGACGACAATCGGAGAGAACTGCGTGCTTCATCCCGGGGTGCGCATACTCCACCGGTGCACGATCGGAAACAACGTCATTCTTCAACCCGGCGTCGTGATCGGCTCGGATGGTTTTGGATTCGCCCCGGGCGAGGGCGGGATCCACAAGATTCAGCATGTCGGGACGGTGGTGATCGAGGACGACGTGGAGATCGGCGCCAATACGACGGTCGATCGCGGCATGCTCGGCGCAACGCGTATCGGTCGGGGCACCAAGCTCGACAATCTCGTGCAGATAGCCCACAACGTGCAGATCGGCATGTTCTGCTTCGTTGCGGGGCAGGCAGGTATCTCCGGCTCCACGAAGATCGGCAACGGCGTCATCCTGGCCGGGCAGGTGGGCTTGATAGGACACATCGAACTGGGCGACAAGGTAACGGTAGCGGCGCAATCCGGAGTCACCAAAGACGTCGAGCCGGGTACCGTCGTGTTCGGTTCCCCGGCTCGTGAGTTCATGCAGGCGAAACGGATCGAGGCGTCGCTGTCCCGGCTCCCGGAATTCGCGCGCCGTCTCGCCGC
- a CDS encoding OmpH family outer membrane protein, with product MRLVQRTFIALLVAAGVIVGLSTQVEAQGMKIGFVRDDVIKDNYKAWQRAQEQWETEQKAWEDEASTKQQELQDMVTEYEKQKLILSEDKRREREAAIRTKQESLDAYTRQIYGPNGTAERTQQTLIVPLLERVTQAIELIAVEGNYDVVFTMQSGLGYIKETYDLTDKVLERLETLDE from the coding sequence ATGCGACTCGTACAGCGCACGTTTATCGCACTCCTTGTTGCAGCCGGCGTGATAGTCGGTCTCTCGACGCAGGTTGAGGCCCAGGGCATGAAAATCGGCTTCGTCCGCGACGACGTCATAAAAGACAATTACAAGGCCTGGCAGCGCGCACAGGAGCAATGGGAGACGGAACAGAAGGCGTGGGAGGATGAAGCGTCGACCAAGCAGCAGGAGCTGCAGGACATGGTGACCGAGTATGAGAAACAGAAGCTCATTCTGTCCGAAGACAAACGGCGGGAGCGCGAAGCAGCGATCCGCACCAAGCAGGAGAGTCTTGACGCTTACACGCGCCAGATATACGGCCCCAACGGCACGGCCGAGCGGACGCAGCAGACGCTGATTGTTCCGCTGCTGGAGCGGGTGACCCAGGCGATCGAGCTGATCGCGGTCGAGGGGAATTACGACGTCGTTTTCACCATGCAAAGCGGGCTCGGCTACATCAAGGAAACCTACGACCTCACGGACAAAGTACTCGAGCGTCTCGAAACACTCGATGAATAA